In Phoenix dactylifera cultivar Barhee BC4 chromosome 1, palm_55x_up_171113_PBpolish2nd_filt_p, whole genome shotgun sequence, the genomic stretch CTGCTACTACCCTGGAGTGCGGGTCTCGTATAACAAAGCCTGCACCGCCCCGCGTGCCACCATCCAACACCGacccatcaaaattaaccttgaggaagcttgggggtgggggctcccaggtgaaaaacaccatctgATGAGCTGCCGAAGCAGAAGGGGGGCCCCAGGTGCCCTGAGCTGTCAAAGGCCTATCTGAAGAGTGGGTGGGCATGATCTCTGAAGCCTGTACACGAGCATGCTCCGCAGTAAATCGTGGTGACACCCTGCGGTCACCGAGGGTCCGAGCGTTCCTTGCCAGCCAAATCTGATACGCTGTGCAACTCGCTCTAATGGCCTCCTGACTCGTCCTCGTGCTGGCTAGCCACTGCCGCATCGTGTGAAGAAACTGTAGTCGCTCACTCCGAGCCTCCTGCGGGACCCCGGCCCACTGCCATGTAAGCCTCGCCCATATGCACTGGAAGAGCACATGGTCCACTGACTCCACGGCCCCGCATGTCCCACACTCCGCGGGGATCCCCCATCCACGCCTGCTCAGTGCTGCTCTCGTTGGCAGGCGGTCCCAGAAAACTTTCCATAAGAAGAGGGCTACCCGGGGTTGGAGGCCGTACCTCCAGATCCAATCACCATCCGGCCCCCTATCCTGCTCTGGCTGAATGACACGGGTGAGGTCTCCCAACCTGACCCTGGCTCGGCTCGAGGTGCCCCATACTCTGACATCCGATCCTGCACATCCTGGTAACGGGATGGACCGAATCCTCGCTGCTAGATGTACTCCAAATAGCTGTCGAAGTCCAGCATCATCCCACTCCGCTCCTCCTGCCGCCAGAAGGTCGCAAACCCGTAGTCCCTCTGCTGCCTCTATGCTAACCATGGTCGGCCACCTCCCCAATGGGAGGGTGTCCACCCACAGCTCACTGGTCACATCAATGCTCCTGCCATCACCTATCAACCATCTGGTGTTAGCTGATGCAGTCCGcagatacctcccaatctcgcgCCACATGAAAGAGACTCGGCGACCTCGCCCTACTCCCTCTAGGCCCCCATAGCCATATCTAgctgccatcacctgactccataGGCTGTGTGGCTCAAGCAAGAATCGAACCGCATGCCGGGCAATGAGCGCCTCGCGCCTCCCCATCAACGACTGCACCCCTAGGCCACCCTCACTGGTAGGACGGCAAACCTGCTCCCAAGCCACCAGATGCACGCCATGGCCCCCACCATGTGATCCCCACAAGAAACTCCGAAGAAGACGCTCGATCCTCAACAGAGTCATCTTTGGTATCACAGTGTGAGCCATGAGGTACAGTGGTATGGAGCCCAATACTGATCTAATCAAAGTCagtctccccatcatggatagggaGGATGCTGTCCATCCCTCAAGCCTACTCTGGACTCGCTGTACTAGGCTCGAGCACTCTGCTACTCGTGGCCGCCTACCACTGATGGGAACTCCCAGGTAGGTCAGCGTCCCCTCCTGCTCTGGTATCTGCAATATCCCTCGGATCTCCTGTCGGACTCTGATATCCGTGCTAGGACTGAACGTGATAGCTGACTTCGTGAAATTCACTCTCTGGCCAGACTCCATGCAGTACTCCATCACCACCCTGCGAAGAACCCGTGCCTCCGTCACTCGTGCCCTGGTCAAAAGAAGGCAATCATCAGCGAAAAATAAATGTGAGAGAGGTCGGGCTTCCGGTGCTGGAATGTACGCCTCCAGCTCCCGGTCGGCGCAAACTCTCTGTAGGGTCCGTGATAAGATATCAgcacaaataataaacaaatatgGGGATAAAGGACATCCCTGCCGCAATCCCAAGGTGGACTCGAAGAATAGTGTGGGTGTGCCGTTGATCAAGATAGAAAACTTTGGTCCCCGGATGCACCCCATGATCTATCCAATCCATCGCCTGTGGAAACCGTACGCCACCAGTGCTCGCTCGAGAAAGCTCCACTTGATCCTGTCGtaagccctctccatatccagcttgatgGCCATCAAGCTGCGCCTTTTCGGTGCTCTttggagatcccacatcatttccTGAGCCAATAAAATATTATGTGAAATGTTCCTACCAGCGACAAAAGCCCCCTGCTCATGGCTGATAATACCAGGTAAAAGGGGCTTCATTCTGCCCACCATAATTTTTGCCACAACTTTATACAAGGTTGTGCACAAGCTAATAGGCCTGAAATGACTGGGCTCAACCGCATCCTGGCGCTTTGGTATAAGCGTGATGAATGTGGCCTTCCAGTCCTCGGGCATCGTAGCCTGAACGAAAAAACACTGGATAGCCTCCACCACACCTCGGTGGATAATGCCCCAGTACTTCCgaaagaaaaaaggaggaaaaccaTCAGGCCCCGGAGCCTTGTCAGCAGCCAGCGCCCAAACTGCCTCCTGTACCTCTCGTGCTAATACCGGTCGAATCAAAGAAGCCCTCTCAGCATCGCCAATACTCCTGTCCACCCTCAGAGGGCGGTCACCGTAACTAGCCTCGTCGTCCTCCGTCCATCTGGCTCGGAAAAAGTCAAAGAGGGTCTGCCGAACCGTCTGCTCGCCCTCTACCCGATGGCCCGTCTCATCTCGCAGGGAGTGAATCAAACTCCGCTGCCGCCGAATCATCGTCGACCGATGGAAGAACCTAGTGTTGCGATCACCCTCTCTCACCCATTGCACACGGGATTTCTGTCGCCAGAAGATCTCGTGCTGCCGTAGCAACGAGTGATGAGTCGCTAGCAACCCCCGAAGGTCAGACATATCGTCCTCCATGAGCGCCCCTCCTAGGTCTTCCTTCCTCTGTAACTCCGCAATCGAAGACTCAACCCCTTCCAAACGCCGGAAGATGTTACCCACGACCTCACGATTCTATCGGCGTAAACGCCTTTTAGTCAATTCCAACCGGCGCGAGACCGCCTGCATGGCGTCGCCACGTACTGGGGTGCGCCACGCATCGCGGACTACATCCCACGACTGGGGGTATAATAGCCAAACCTTCCCAAAACGGAAGGGGCTATGATGGGCGCGAACCGACGATGTGGATAGAAGCAAGGGGCAATGGTCAGAGGCAATCCGAGGAAGGTGACTGACCTGACAGGTAGGAAAACGAAGAATCCACTCTGGGGATGCAAAGGCCCTATCTAGGCGCTCCCAGACCCTGGCACTGCCTGActgattattgcaccaagtAAACTTAGATCCTGAAAAACCAAGATCTACCAGGCCATTCCGCAAGACAAAGTCCCGAAACTCCCTCCTGTCCAATCTGTCAGTGTAGGCAGCACCACCCCGCTTCTCGTTCTCACCCTGAATGCAATTAAAGTCACCGACCACAaccgtcgggatgccctgggTGATGAGGTTAGTGATCTCCTGCCAGAGGACTCTCCGAGCCCTGTGATCCGTACTCGCATACACACCACAGAGTACCCACGGAGGAACTCCTGGTTTCGATACTACCATAACTAACTACCATAACTACCTGCTGGGAGCAATTGTGGAAAACATCTATCGTCGCCACCCCTCGCCTCCACAAGACCAAAATGCCTCCTGATAACCCCCGGGAGTCAACTGCATAGGTAGCCCACTCCCTATCCAAGCGACGCCTGACACGACTTAGCCCCTCACCAGATAATCGAGTTTCGCATAGGAAACAGATCTCCGGGCAATGGAGCTGTACTAATCTCTTAAAGGAAGACATGAAGgacggcttggccgcccccctacaattccaagCCAGGATCATCATGGATCACAGTCCACATAGTCAGCCTCCGACCCCTCCTCACCTAGGGTCGTGGGGCCGGCCACTGGCTCAGGCCCCCGACTACCCCGCTCCTCCTCCCCCCTGTGTGTAGGGGGTGCAGCGCTCATGACTGCTGCCCGGACACGCTGCACAACAGTGGATAGGGCTGTGTCCCCTCCCGGTACTGAAGGCTCAACCTCCATGTAAGGATCCGGTCGGTCCCACCCTATGCCCTGTACTGGCGGGCCATCCTCAGCCCCCACAACCGAGTCGGCCCGGCCCAACAGCTCCCAGACCCGCTCTCCCGCTGCTGGGGAGGCCCGCAGGCCCGGGGCTAATCGAGCACGCAGCGTGCCCCGCGCTGCAGACGTATCCCGAGTCGCGCCCGGTAGCCCACGGCCCCGACGCCCCCTCCCCTGGGCCCGGCCGCGGGCCAACATCGTGTCAGCCAGCTGACCCACCGCAGGAAAGGTGCGTGAGTGATCCCCCTTACCTGAGCCTCCGTGCGGGCCCGGGTCCACCGGTGGCCTGGGCCTCTTCTGAGCTTGGGCCCGGGCCACAGCTGGCCCACCAGCCCCAGCCACGGCCCGCATCAGGGCGTCCTGACTCGGCCCCGAGTCTGGTCGCTGGGTGAGAGATCCCCCCGTCTTGCTCCGGCTCGGCTGGCTCAAGCTCATCGTCCCCGAGCAGGTCATCACCAGCCAAGTCGACCTAAAACGGGCCGGGAGGAAGGGCCAGCTGAAGCCCTTCCCCCTCCGCTGCCACCGGCGAGCGCCGCCGCGCAACTTTAGCTGGCTTTTGCCAGCCGGCCGTGTCTGCCGGAGACACCGTTGCAGGCGACGACGCCGGCACCACCGGACTCACCGGACGCCTCGCAGACGACCCAGCCCCAAGATCGGCCCCGGGAGGCTCCTTCGGCCGCGGCGGCAGCTCCCTGGACCTCCTCCCCACCATCCAGGGGCCGTAAACTGGCCCCTGGACCTCCTCCCCACCATCGAAGGGCGGTAGGTCCGGGTTGTCCCCCGCCTCAGTTGCCACCGGATGCACCTCCCGGTGTGCACCCGTTGCCGTCCGGAAGCGGCAAGTCACTTCCGTATGCCCCATTCGCCCACAACTAGGGCAAAGAACAGGGACGTTCTCGAAGACGAAGGGCTGCCACCGCACCTTCGTCTTCCCCTGTATTAGCACACCGGGCCGCAGCGGTTCAGTGGGATCAATCGCGACTTTAATGCGGGCGAAACCCATCGCCGCTTGCTGCTCGGTGACTTCATCCACCGCCACCGGCTGGCCGGCGCGCGCCGCGATGTGGAGGATGGTCGACGTCGACCAGTACTTCGGCGGTAGTCGTGGCAGCCGGAGCCATACCAAAGCCCTGTTCACCGTGCCATCCCCCGGCTCAAAGTCCGGCACCCACGGGCTCATAGCGAGCAAttgccccgccaccacccacggCCCTTCCCTGAGAGCCCGATCCCGGTCCTCCGTCGACCGGAATCTCAGGGCAATGTACTCATCCGCTAGCGGGACGGCCACCACTCCTTCAAGCTTTGCGCGGGTGGCCACATCCTTGGCCACCCATTCCGCCGGAATCCGGCGGCCAAAGCTGCGGACAATCGCCGCCCGCCCTTCCCATACCTGCCGGGCCGCCTCAATCGGTTCTTCCGGCGGCCGCAGCACCTCCGGGAAGCGGCGGCTCAGGcggtccacctcctcggccgtggGCCAGTGGGTTACCCACGGCCCCGGCCTCGACCAGGCTGAGGGGCGCACCCCACGACCCATCGGCTTCGACCAGGCAGCAGTGGGCTTACCTTTGCCTCTCGCCGCTTCCTCCGTCGCCTTCGTCGCCGGCTGCTTCCCTTTGCGATCCATGCTGGTATTGGCCACCTGAAAACACAACAACAGATCAGGAGGACAGAGTGTACCAGTGTCCTCCCCCCTTCCGGTGTGGTCCGCCCAGCGCCGGCGTTCGTCCTCCTCGGGTTTCCTCCTCGGTTGCCAGACCCCCTGCC encodes the following:
- the LOC120111681 gene encoding uncharacterized protein LOC120111681, with the protein product MDRKGKQPATKATEEAARGKGKPTAAWSKPMGRGVRPSAWSRPGPWVTHWPTAEEVDRLSRRFPEVLRPPEEPIEAARQVWEGRAAIVRSFGRRIPAEWVAKDVATRAKLEGVVAVPLADEYIALRFRSTEDRDRALREGPWVVAGQLLAMSPWVPDFEPGDGTVNRALVWLRLPRLPPKYWSTSTILHIAARAGQPVAVDEVTEQQAAMGFARIKVAIDPTEPLRPGVLIQGKTKVRWQPFVFENVPVLCPSCGRMGHTEVTCRFRTATGAHREVHPVATEAGDNPDLPPFDGGEEVQGPVYGPWMVGRRSRELPPRPKEPPGADLGAGSSARRPVSPVVPASSPATVSPADTAGWQKPAKVARRRSPVAAEGEGLQLALPPGPF